From Callithrix jacchus isolate 240 chromosome 3, calJac240_pri, whole genome shotgun sequence, a single genomic window includes:
- the CLDN24 gene encoding claudin-24 has product MALIFRIAMQFVGLLLSFLGWVLSIITTYLPHWKNLNLDLNEMENWTMGLWQTCVVQEEAGMQCKAFDSFLALPAELRISRILMFLSNGLGFLGLLVSGFGLDCLRIEESQRDLKRRLLILGGILSWSSGISALVPVSWVAHTTVQEFWDETIPDIVPRWEFGEALFLGWFAGLSLVLGGCLLNCAACSSHAPLASGHYAVVQMQTQCPYLEDGTADPQV; this is encoded by the coding sequence ATGGCTTTAATCTTTAGGATAGCGATGCAATTTGTTGgacttttattatcttttctggGATGGGTTTTATCCATTATTACAACTTACCTGCCACACTGGAAGAACCTCAACCTGGacttaaatgaaatggaaaactgGACCATGGGACTCTGGCAAACCTGTGTCGTCCAAGAGGAAGCGGGGATGCAGTGTAAGGCCTTTGACTCCTTCCTGGCTTTGCCTGCTGAACTCAGGATCTCCAGGATCTTAATGTTTCTGTCAAATGGGCTGGGATTTCTGGGCCTGCTGGTGTCCGGGTTTGGCCTGGACTGTTTGAGAATTGAAGAGAGTCAGAGAGATCTCAAGAGGCGACTGCTAATCCTGGGAGGAATTCTGTCCTGGAGCTCGGGAATCTCAGCCCTGGTTCCTGTCTCTTGGGTTGCCCACACGACGGTACAGGAGTTCTGGGATGAGACCATCCCAGACATCGTCCCCAGGTGGGAGTTTGGGGAGGCCCTCTTTCTGGGCTGGTTTGCTGGACTTTCTCTTGTACTAGGAGGGTGTCTGCTCAACTGTGCAGCCTGCTCCAGCCACGCTCCCCTAGCTTCGGGCCACTATGCAGTGGTGCAAATGCAAACTCAGTGTCCTTACCTGGAAGATGGAACTGCAGATCCTCAAGTGTAA
- the LOC100390461 gene encoding claudin-22: MALVFRTAAQLAGVSLSLLGWVLSCLTNYLPHWKNLNLDLNEMENWTMGLWQTCVVQEEAGMQCKAFDSFLALPAELRISRILMFLSNGLGFLGLLVSGFGLDCLRIGESQRDLKRRLLILGGILSWSSGISALVPVSWVAHTTVQEFWDETIPDIVPRWEFGEALFLGWFAGLSLVLGGCLLNCAACSSHAHLASGHYAVAQMQDDHQQLETRNTNLKN, from the coding sequence ATGGCTTTAGTATTTAGAACTGCGGCTCAACTAGCTGGAGTTTCATTATCTTTGCTGGGATGGGTTTTATCCTGTCTCACAAACTACCTGCCACACTGGAAGAACCTCAACCTGGacttaaatgaaatggaaaactgGACCATGGGACTCTGGCAAACCTGTGTCGTCCAAGAGGAAGCGGGGATGCAGTGTAAGGCCTTTGACTCCTTCCTGGCTTTGCCTGCTGAACTCAGGATCTCCAGGATCTTAATGTTTCTGTCAAATGGGCTGGGATTTCTGGGCCTGCTGGTGTCCGGGTTTGGCCTGGACTGTTTGAGAATTGGAGAGAGTCAGAGAGATCTCAAGAGGCGACTGCTAATCCTGGGAGGAATTCTGTCCTGGAGCTCGGGAATCTCAGCCCTGGTTCCTGTCTCTTGGGTTGCCCACACGACGGTACAGGAGTTCTGGGATGAGACCATCCCAGACATCGTCCCCAGGTGGGAGTTTGGGGAGGCCCTCTTTCTGGGCTGGTTTGCTGGACTTTCTCTTGTACTAGGAGGGTGTCTGCTCAACTGTGCAGCCTGCTCCAGCCACGCTCACCTAGCTTCGGGCCACTATGCAGTGGCGCAAATGCAAGATGATCATCAGCAACTGGAGACGAGAAACACCAACCTGAAAAACTAA